In a single window of the Dehalococcoidia bacterium genome:
- a CDS encoding amidase: protein MSGFEEYGKHDAVSLAALVNSGEISETELLDESLSRMRAIQPKLNAITCDMEPFARAEIAAGVPDGPFRGVPFMLKDLFTLYKDAPTHNGSKFYSNFVADHDTEIVARYKQAGLLIIAKTNTPEFGLSASTEPVSHGAAPNPWDLTRSAGGSSGGSASAVAAGVLPMAHASDGGGSIRIPAACCGLVGLKTTRGRNPIGPDVLDSLVGVGHVVSRTVRDTAHALDATAGPEFGTPNPPLAETGPFTAEVGRDPGTLRIAISKRVVAGDTLDPACADGVDTVARQLEALGHVVEEADPDIDLGFIAEFWRMDVAVKAYAMLTGREAQLSRKLAADAVEPITFAAYEQAPGRAL from the coding sequence ATGTCGGGTTTTGAGGAATACGGGAAACACGATGCTGTCAGTCTTGCAGCCCTGGTTAATTCGGGCGAGATAAGTGAGACTGAATTGCTGGATGAATCGCTGTCACGCATGCGCGCAATTCAGCCAAAATTGAATGCAATCACTTGTGACATGGAGCCCTTCGCTCGGGCTGAGATCGCAGCTGGTGTGCCGGATGGGCCGTTTCGGGGTGTGCCTTTCATGCTGAAAGATCTATTCACTCTTTATAAAGATGCGCCCACCCACAATGGATCAAAATTTTATTCCAACTTCGTTGCCGATCACGATACCGAGATAGTGGCTCGCTACAAGCAAGCGGGCCTCCTGATCATCGCCAAGACAAACACACCCGAATTCGGATTGAGCGCATCGACGGAGCCGGTAAGCCATGGCGCTGCCCCCAATCCTTGGGACTTGACCCGCAGCGCTGGCGGCTCTAGCGGCGGCTCAGCCTCCGCTGTGGCGGCAGGCGTTCTTCCCATGGCGCACGCGTCCGATGGCGGTGGTTCGATCCGCATCCCTGCAGCTTGTTGCGGCTTAGTAGGACTCAAGACCACACGCGGGCGTAACCCCATTGGGCCAGACGTGCTCGACAGTCTTGTTGGTGTGGGACATGTGGTCTCCCGAACCGTTCGTGATACTGCCCATGCCCTCGATGCAACAGCTGGCCCTGAGTTCGGTACCCCTAACCCTCCACTCGCCGAGACCGGGCCATTTACCGCCGAGGTCGGCCGCGATCCGGGGACTCTCAGGATTGCGATCTCCAAACGCGTCGTCGCAGGTGACACGCTAGACCCGGCCTGTGCTGACGGAGTCGATACGGTAGCTCGCCAGCTCGAGGCCCTTGGGCACGTCGTAGAAGAGGCAGATCCAGACATAGATCTCGGATTCATCGCTGAGTTCTGGCGTATGGACGTTGCTGTTAAGGCATATGCCATGCTCACGGGCCGCGAAGCTCAGCTAAGTCGCAAGCTCGCAGCCGATGCCGTCGAAC